One Pseudomonas sp. HOU2 genomic window carries:
- a CDS encoding FAD-dependent oxidoreductase gives MRPFWLEQALQADPSPTCPPLQGEMRADVCIVGGGYTGLWTATMLKQQNPELDVLLIEADICGAGASGRNGGCALSWSAKYFTLERLFGVEEAVRLVKESERSIHAIGEFCEQYGVDADYRLDGTLYTATNKAQVGSTDAVIAALERNGINSFTQRPVADVQRMAGSSKHLEGWFSPAAASVQPGKLVRGLRRVALQLGVKIHENTAMTGLEEGRPARIHTANGCVIADRVVLAMNAWMARAFPQFERSVAIVSSDMLITEPRPDLLQQIGLTSGVTVLDSRIFVHYYHNTPDGRIMLGKGGNTFAFGGRMLPVFDQPSPYADVLKRSLGEFFPAFAGVKVDATWNGPSDRSVTGLPFFGQMSASGNVFYGFGYSGSGVGPCHMGGQILASLVQGLDNPWTRSPLVNGPLGYFPPEPIRYLGSLMVRNAIRRKERAEDHGRRPRHLDVRLAKFAAAAGKADKG, from the coding sequence ATGCGACCTTTTTGGCTCGAACAAGCCTTGCAGGCCGATCCATCCCCGACTTGCCCCCCGCTGCAAGGCGAAATGCGCGCCGACGTGTGCATCGTCGGTGGTGGCTACACCGGATTGTGGACAGCGACCATGCTCAAGCAGCAGAACCCGGAACTCGACGTATTGCTGATCGAAGCCGACATCTGCGGCGCCGGTGCCAGTGGGCGCAACGGTGGTTGCGCGTTGTCGTGGTCTGCCAAGTATTTCACCCTTGAGCGGCTGTTCGGCGTCGAGGAAGCGGTGCGCTTGGTCAAGGAATCCGAGCGCAGCATCCACGCCATCGGCGAGTTCTGCGAGCAGTACGGCGTCGACGCCGATTACCGCCTCGACGGCACGCTGTACACCGCTACCAACAAGGCGCAGGTCGGTTCGACCGACGCGGTGATCGCGGCGCTGGAGCGCAATGGCATCAACTCCTTTACCCAACGCCCGGTGGCCGATGTGCAGCGCATGGCGGGTTCCAGCAAGCATCTGGAGGGCTGGTTTTCGCCGGCGGCGGCCAGTGTGCAACCGGGCAAACTGGTGCGCGGGCTGCGCCGGGTGGCGTTGCAACTGGGCGTGAAGATCCACGAAAACACGGCGATGACAGGCCTGGAGGAGGGCCGTCCGGCGCGCATTCACACGGCCAATGGCTGCGTGATCGCCGATCGTGTGGTGTTGGCGATGAACGCATGGATGGCCCGAGCGTTTCCGCAGTTCGAGCGCAGCGTGGCGATTGTTTCCAGCGACATGCTGATCACCGAGCCGCGCCCGGATCTGCTGCAGCAAATCGGCTTGACCAGCGGCGTCACGGTGCTCGATTCGCGGATTTTCGTGCACTACTACCACAACACCCCGGACGGCCGGATCATGCTCGGCAAGGGTGGCAACACGTTCGCGTTTGGTGGGCGGATGTTGCCGGTGTTCGATCAGCCATCGCCTTATGCGGATGTGCTCAAGCGCAGCCTTGGGGAGTTTTTTCCGGCGTTTGCCGGGGTCAAGGTGGATGCGACCTGGAATGGACCGTCGGATCGTTCGGTGACCGGGTTGCCGTTTTTTGGGCAGATGAGTGCCAGTGGCAATGTGTTTTATGGTTTTGGTTATTCCGGCAGTGGCGTCGGGCCGTGTCACATGGGCGGGCAGATTCTTGCCTCGTTGGTGCAGGGGCTTGATAACCCTTGGACACGTTCGCCGTTGGTGAACGGGCCGCTGGGGTATTTTCCGCCGGAGCCGATTCGGTATCTGGGGTCGTTGATGGTGCGTAATGCGATTCGGCGCAAGGAGCGGGCTGAGGATCATGGGCGGCGACCGCGGCATCTGGATGTGCGGTTGGCGAAGTTTGCGGCGGCGGCGGGGAAGGCTGACAAGGGGTGA
- a CDS encoding YebC/PmpR family DNA-binding transcriptional regulator, whose protein sequence is MGAQWKVKHKEAAANAKGKIFGKLVKEITIAARNGADTATNAHLRLVVEQAKKASMPKETLDRAIKKGAGLLGETVQYHRVTYEGFAPHQVPLIVECVTDNINRTVAEIRVAFRKGQLGASGSVAWDFNHVGMIEASPDTPDADPEMAAIEAGAQDFEPGEEGATLFLTDPTDLDAVQKALPEQGFTVLSAKLGYQPKNPVSGLSAEQMAEVEAFLEGLDNHDDVQDMFVGLAG, encoded by the coding sequence ATGGGCGCACAGTGGAAGGTTAAACACAAAGAAGCGGCAGCCAACGCCAAGGGCAAGATCTTCGGCAAACTGGTGAAAGAAATCACCATCGCTGCCCGCAACGGTGCCGATACCGCCACCAACGCACACCTGCGTCTGGTGGTCGAACAGGCCAAGAAAGCCTCGATGCCCAAGGAAACCCTGGACCGCGCCATCAAGAAAGGCGCCGGCCTGCTGGGCGAAACCGTGCAATACCACCGTGTGACGTACGAAGGTTTCGCACCGCACCAGGTTCCGTTGATCGTCGAGTGCGTCACCGACAACATCAACCGCACCGTTGCGGAAATCCGCGTGGCGTTCCGCAAGGGGCAGCTGGGTGCTTCCGGTTCGGTGGCCTGGGACTTCAACCACGTCGGCATGATCGAAGCCTCGCCGGACACCCCGGACGCCGATCCGGAAATGGCCGCGATCGAAGCCGGTGCCCAGGACTTCGAGCCGGGTGAAGAGGGCGCGACCCTGTTCCTGACCGATCCGACCGACCTCGACGCCGTGCAGAAAGCCCTGCCTGAGCAAGGTTTTACCGTGCTGTCGGCCAAACTCGGCTACCAGCCGAAGAACCCGGTCAGCGGCCTGAGTGCCGAGCAGATGGCTGAAGTCGAAGCGTTCCTCGAAGGCCTCGACAACCACGACGACGTGCAGGACATGTTTGTCGGTCTGGCGGGCTGA
- a CDS encoding LysR family transcriptional regulator: MSVSHAQLKAFHAVAVHGSFTKAAERLFLTQPAISDQVRKLEERFGVLLFHRNKRSVRLTDLGERLLAITQRLFVIEAEAQELLQESQALQTGSLILAVDAPVHVLPQIARFCERYPGINVKIETGNTDESLFRLFNYQADLALLGRDVTDERLLCVPLRNDPMVAFVSRHHPWAERESICLADLDDTPLVLREHGSVTRQTLEEEMARAGFRIRPAIQVEGREAAREAVVVGIGVGVVSAAEFGADSRVCALPITDCTRRLTETLVCLREQSSRRVVATFLEMVRESLA; the protein is encoded by the coding sequence ATGTCGGTGTCCCACGCCCAGCTCAAAGCCTTCCACGCCGTGGCCGTGCATGGAAGCTTCACCAAAGCCGCCGAACGGCTTTTTCTCACGCAACCGGCGATTTCCGACCAGGTGCGCAAACTCGAAGAACGCTTCGGTGTGTTGCTGTTTCATCGCAACAAGCGTTCGGTGCGCCTGACCGATCTGGGCGAGCGCCTGCTGGCGATCACCCAGCGGCTGTTTGTGATCGAAGCAGAGGCCCAGGAACTGCTGCAGGAATCCCAGGCGTTGCAGACCGGCAGCCTGATCCTCGCTGTGGACGCCCCGGTGCACGTGCTGCCGCAGATCGCGCGGTTCTGCGAGCGCTACCCGGGGATCAACGTGAAGATCGAGACTGGCAACACCGATGAATCGCTGTTTCGCCTGTTCAACTACCAGGCCGATCTGGCGCTGCTCGGGCGGGATGTCACTGATGAACGCCTGCTGTGCGTGCCGTTGCGCAACGACCCGATGGTGGCGTTCGTCTCGCGCCATCACCCGTGGGCCGAACGCGAGTCGATCTGCCTGGCTGATCTGGATGACACGCCGTTGGTGCTGCGCGAACACGGCTCGGTGACCCGCCAGACCCTGGAAGAAGAAATGGCCCGCGCCGGTTTTCGCATTCGTCCGGCGATTCAGGTCGAGGGTCGGGAGGCGGCGCGTGAAGCGGTGGTGGTGGGGATTGGCGTAGGTGTGGTGTCGGCAGCGGAGTTTGGCGCGGATTCACGGGTGTGCGCGCTGCCGATCACCGATTGCACCCGGCGGTTGACCGAGACGCTGGTGTGCTTGCGTGAACAGAGTTCGCGGCGGGTGGTGGCGACGTTTCTCGAGATGGTGCGCGAGAGTCTTGCTTAG
- a CDS encoding 2-aminoethylphosphonate--pyruvate transaminase: MSTAAPILLTPGPLTTSARTRQAMMVDWGSWDDRFNQLTSSLCEQLLAILNAAATHHCVPLQGSGTFAVEAAIGTLVPRDGKVLVLINGAYGKRLAKICEVLGRSFSTFETAEDEPTTAADVDRLLRADGDISHVALIHCETSTGILNPLPEIAEVVAQHGKRLIIDAMSSFGALPVDAQKVPFDALIAASGKCLEGVPGMGFVFARKESLAAAASNSHSLAMDLYDQHSYMQKTGQWRFTPPTHVVAALHEALLQYNEEGGLPARHARYAANCQALMEEMSKLGLRSFLPAAIQAPIIATFHAPKDPRYQFKDFYERVKAKGYILYPGKLTQVETFRVGCIGHVTPDQMRQAVAAVGEVLREMEVLDI, from the coding sequence ATGAGTACTGCCGCACCCATCCTGCTCACTCCCGGCCCGTTGACCACCTCGGCCCGCACCCGCCAGGCAATGATGGTCGACTGGGGGTCATGGGATGACCGCTTCAATCAACTGACCTCCAGCCTCTGCGAGCAACTGCTGGCGATCCTCAACGCCGCCGCCACTCACCACTGCGTACCGTTGCAGGGCAGCGGCACCTTCGCCGTCGAAGCGGCCATTGGTACCTTGGTACCGCGTGACGGCAAGGTGCTGGTGCTGATCAACGGCGCCTACGGCAAGCGTCTGGCGAAGATCTGCGAAGTGCTCGGCCGCTCGTTCAGCACCTTCGAAACCGCTGAAGACGAACCGACCACCGCCGCTGACGTCGACCGCCTGCTGCGCGCCGATGGCGACATCAGCCATGTCGCGCTGATCCACTGCGAAACCAGCACCGGCATCCTCAATCCCCTGCCGGAAATCGCCGAGGTCGTTGCGCAACATGGCAAGCGCCTGATCATCGACGCCATGAGCTCATTTGGTGCATTACCAGTGGATGCGCAAAAAGTCCCGTTCGATGCGCTGATCGCCGCCTCGGGCAAGTGTCTGGAAGGCGTGCCGGGGATGGGTTTTGTTTTCGCTCGCAAGGAATCGCTGGCAGCAGCGGCCAGCAACTCGCATTCGCTGGCGATGGACCTGTACGACCAGCACAGCTACATGCAAAAGACCGGTCAGTGGCGTTTCACCCCACCGACCCACGTAGTCGCCGCGCTGCACGAAGCGTTGCTGCAATACAACGAAGAAGGTGGCCTGCCGGCGCGCCATGCGCGTTACGCCGCCAACTGTCAGGCGCTGATGGAAGAGATGAGCAAACTCGGCCTGCGCAGCTTCCTGCCGGCAGCGATCCAGGCGCCGATCATCGCCACCTTCCATGCCCCGAAAGATCCGCGCTACCAGTTCAAGGACTTCTACGAACGGGTCAAGGCCAAGGGTTACATCCTCTACCCCGGCAAACTGACCCAGGTCGAAACCTTCCGCGTCGGCTGCATCGGCCACGTCACCCCGGACCAGATGCGCCAGGCCGTGGCGGCCGTGGGTGAGGTGCTGCGCGAGATGGAAGTGCTCGATATTTGA
- the zapE gene encoding cell division protein ZapE, translated as MPSRAPKRSPLTLRWSALRRWFAKGRPAHAGHDANAQSIRDYFRHKAQGQGYTLSHSQQRVIDCMAQQASLLFGARPQTPPSLYLHGAVGRGKSWLLDGFFQALPTAQKQRVHFHAFFARLHQGMFEHREQDDALAVTLDELLNDCRVLCFDEFHVHDIGDAMLITRLFKALFQRGILLLVTSNYPPEGLLPNPLYHARFKPVIELINARMQVMEVGGPHDYRSQASNHAHQLFTQGHYVWPATATQRQALNLPAQDAPAIALPVGIRHLQARLCEGRTVGFTFNDVCEQPTAVMDYLELCRRFDHWIIDDLPELGECPIAAQQRFINLIDVLYDQDKHLTLLSRLPLREALGGNAIDLARTRSRLGQLQEIH; from the coding sequence GTGCCCTCTCGAGCGCCCAAACGATCGCCACTGACCCTACGCTGGTCGGCGCTGCGCCGCTGGTTCGCCAAGGGTCGGCCAGCGCATGCCGGGCATGACGCGAATGCCCAGTCGATCCGCGACTATTTCCGGCACAAGGCTCAGGGCCAGGGTTACACCCTCAGCCACAGCCAGCAGCGGGTGATTGATTGCATGGCGCAGCAGGCCAGCCTGTTGTTCGGCGCCAGGCCGCAAACGCCGCCGAGCCTGTACCTGCATGGTGCGGTCGGACGTGGCAAGAGCTGGCTGCTCGACGGTTTTTTCCAGGCACTGCCCACCGCGCAGAAGCAGCGCGTGCATTTCCATGCGTTTTTCGCCCGCCTGCATCAGGGCATGTTCGAGCATCGCGAACAGGACGACGCCCTCGCCGTCACGCTCGATGAGCTGCTAAACGACTGCCGGGTACTGTGTTTCGACGAATTTCATGTGCATGACATCGGCGATGCGATGCTCATCACCCGCCTGTTCAAGGCCTTGTTCCAGCGCGGCATCCTGTTGCTGGTGACCTCCAACTATCCGCCGGAAGGCTTGCTGCCCAACCCGCTCTATCACGCGCGCTTCAAACCGGTGATCGAATTGATCAACGCCCGCATGCAAGTGATGGAGGTCGGCGGCCCGCACGATTACCGCAGCCAGGCGAGCAACCATGCGCATCAGTTATTCACCCAGGGCCACTATGTGTGGCCGGCCACCGCGACCCAGCGCCAGGCCTTGAACCTGCCCGCGCAGGACGCGCCGGCGATTGCCTTGCCGGTGGGCATCCGGCACTTGCAGGCACGGCTGTGCGAAGGCCGCACCGTCGGTTTCACCTTCAACGATGTGTGTGAGCAACCAACAGCGGTCATGGATTATCTGGAGCTGTGTCGACGTTTCGATCACTGGATCATCGATGATCTGCCGGAACTGGGAGAGTGCCCGATCGCCGCGCAACAGCGCTTCATCAACCTGATCGACGTGCTCTACGACCAGGACAAACACCTGACCCTGCTCAGCCGCTTGCCACTGCGCGAGGCGCTTGGCGGCAATGCCATCGACCTGGCCCGCACCCGCAGCCGTTTGGGGCAGCTGCAGGAAATCCACTGA
- a CDS encoding spore coat U domain-containing protein: MIVRVVMGLLGVLGASVHAADFQVEVRVDVQRGCQLIGQQREAGIEQLGVLDFGSTARLDDPAGPLGAALTNQRLPRLECNPDTPYQLRVDGGLHGGVGEVRYMAGAAGSQPIPYRLYQDAARRVPLVVDVPVSGRVPDTGTVELPLYARIERLAQVPQVSRYSDLVKVTVTW; encoded by the coding sequence GTGATTGTACGTGTGGTGATGGGCCTGCTCGGGGTGCTGGGGGCCTCGGTGCATGCGGCGGATTTTCAGGTCGAAGTCCGCGTTGACGTGCAGCGTGGCTGCCAACTGATCGGCCAGCAGCGCGAGGCGGGTATCGAACAACTGGGTGTGCTGGATTTCGGCAGTACTGCGCGCCTCGATGATCCGGCCGGACCACTGGGTGCGGCACTGACCAACCAGCGCTTGCCGCGCCTGGAGTGCAACCCCGACACGCCGTATCAGCTGCGGGTCGACGGTGGCCTGCATGGCGGCGTTGGTGAGGTTCGCTACATGGCGGGGGCTGCGGGAAGCCAGCCGATTCCCTATCGGCTGTATCAGGACGCGGCGCGCCGGGTGCCGCTGGTGGTGGACGTGCCGGTCAGCGGCCGGGTGCCGGACACCGGCACGGTGGAGCTGCCGCTGTATGCACGGATCGAGCGTCTGGCGCAGGTGCCGCAGGTCAGCCGCTATTCGGATCTGGTGAAAGTCACCGTGACCTGGTGA
- a CDS encoding MFS transporter, producing MNKHIGTIARWRMQIFAVTWLAYAAFYFTRKAFSVAKLGIAEDPTFMLDKMAMANLDAIYLAAYAIGQFTWGMLADRFGPRVVVLGGLLISAGAALVMGSFATLPIFATCMLIQGLAQSTGWSGLCKNLGSFFPAEQRGRVLGLWSSCYAFGGLVASPFAGWWAYTLMGTWHAAFISSAAVVAVVALLFFIFQRNKPEDVGLPAVEPEAELSAAETEANSKLSVWEPLKEILRNRTVLVLGLAYFMLKPARYAILLWGPVIVFEQMPSVGKVGAAIIPTSFELAGLLGPIMIGLASDKLFGARRMPACVLSLLALTVTLALFMGALHTGSVMLVVALLFVMGLTLYGPDSMISGAAAIDFGKAKAGATAAGFVNGCGSVGAVLGGLLPGYFDSVTVFIVFAGCALFSALVLIPHWNSRPTGVMEPRASIPNRPLAIKPLRN from the coding sequence ATGAACAAGCACATCGGCACCATTGCGCGTTGGCGCATGCAGATTTTCGCTGTCACCTGGCTCGCGTACGCCGCTTTCTATTTCACCCGCAAAGCGTTTTCGGTGGCCAAACTGGGCATCGCCGAAGACCCGACCTTCATGCTCGACAAGATGGCCATGGCCAACCTCGATGCGATCTATCTGGCGGCCTACGCCATCGGCCAATTCACCTGGGGCATGCTCGCCGACCGCTTCGGCCCACGGGTCGTGGTGCTCGGCGGCTTGCTGATTTCCGCTGGCGCCGCGTTGGTGATGGGCAGTTTCGCCACGCTGCCGATCTTCGCCACCTGCATGCTGATTCAGGGGCTGGCGCAGTCCACCGGCTGGTCGGGATTGTGCAAAAACCTCGGCAGTTTCTTCCCCGCCGAACAGCGCGGGCGGGTGCTCGGTCTGTGGAGTTCCTGCTATGCGTTTGGCGGTCTGGTGGCTTCGCCGTTCGCCGGCTGGTGGGCGTATACGCTGATGGGCACCTGGCACGCGGCGTTCATTTCCAGCGCGGCAGTGGTCGCGGTGGTGGCGCTGTTGTTCTTCATCTTTCAGCGCAACAAACCGGAAGACGTCGGTTTGCCAGCGGTTGAACCGGAGGCGGAACTCAGTGCCGCAGAAACCGAAGCCAACAGCAAGCTCAGCGTTTGGGAGCCGTTGAAGGAAATCCTGCGCAACCGCACGGTACTGGTGCTGGGCCTGGCGTATTTCATGTTGAAACCGGCGCGTTACGCGATTCTGTTGTGGGGGCCGGTGATCGTCTTCGAGCAGATGCCGAGTGTCGGCAAGGTCGGCGCGGCGATCATTCCCACCTCGTTCGAACTGGCCGGTCTGCTCGGGCCGATCATGATCGGTCTGGCCTCGGACAAACTGTTCGGCGCCCGGCGCATGCCGGCCTGCGTCCTCAGCCTGCTGGCGCTGACCGTGACCTTGGCGCTGTTCATGGGCGCGTTGCACACCGGCAGCGTGATGCTGGTGGTGGCGCTGCTGTTTGTCATGGGCCTGACTCTGTACGGGCCGGATTCGATGATCAGCGGCGCGGCGGCCATCGACTTCGGCAAGGCCAAGGCCGGTGCCACGGCGGCCGGTTTCGTCAACGGCTGCGGCTCGGTCGGCGCGGTGCTCGGCGGATTACTGCCGGGTTACTTCGATTCGGTGACGGTGTTCATCGTCTTCGCCGGCTGCGCATTGTTCTCGGCGCTGGTGCTGATTCCGCACTGGAACAGCCGCCCGACCGGAGTGATGGAGCCGCGTGCGTCCATTCCCAATCGCCCGTTGGCGATCAAACCCCTGCGCAACTGA
- a CDS encoding protein kinase produces the protein MHTLAQLRAGELSGINRLDLSCGLTEFPREIFELADTLEVLNLSGNALSSLPDDLHRLTRMRILFCSDNRFTEVPECVGKCAALTMIGFKANRISHVPGAALPPLLRWLILTDNCIETLPTELGERPHLQKLLLAGNRLQALPASMSQCHRLELIRIAANQMRELPQWLLTLPRLTWLAYAGNPLETEADAAALEATPLIDWSALRLEQRLGEGASGVISRAQWQRADGSQVPVAVKLYKGEMTSDGSPLHEMNACITAGLHPNLIRVEGRIHGHPDGQQGLVMQLIDPSFRNLAALPSLASCSRDVYAEDCRFSTEVALNIAKGIASAAEHLHQQGITHGDLYGHNILLNDQGDCLLGDFGAASFHATTDNLETRALQHIEVRAFGVLLGELLARIDSGLSDERREVLEALEQRCCQPDVLARPGFSEVIEVLEKL, from the coding sequence ATGCACACCCTTGCTCAATTGCGCGCCGGCGAGTTGTCGGGCATTAACCGGCTGGATCTGTCCTGCGGACTGACCGAGTTTCCCCGGGAGATTTTCGAACTGGCCGATACGCTGGAGGTGCTCAACCTCAGCGGCAACGCCTTGAGCAGCCTGCCGGACGACCTGCATCGCCTGACCCGGATGCGCATCCTGTTCTGCTCGGACAACCGCTTCACCGAGGTGCCGGAGTGCGTCGGAAAATGTGCGGCGCTGACGATGATCGGCTTCAAGGCCAACCGCATCAGCCACGTGCCGGGCGCTGCATTGCCGCCGCTGCTGCGCTGGTTGATCCTGACCGATAACTGCATCGAAACCCTGCCGACCGAACTGGGCGAGCGCCCGCACCTGCAAAAGTTGCTGCTGGCCGGCAATCGCCTGCAAGCGCTGCCAGCCTCCATGAGCCAGTGCCATCGCCTGGAGCTGATCCGCATCGCCGCCAACCAGATGCGTGAACTGCCGCAGTGGCTGCTGACCCTGCCGCGCCTGACCTGGCTGGCGTACGCCGGTAATCCGCTGGAAACCGAAGCCGATGCCGCCGCGCTGGAAGCCACGCCGCTGATCGACTGGTCGGCGCTGCGTCTGGAACAACGCCTGGGCGAAGGCGCGTCGGGGGTGATTTCCCGGGCGCAGTGGCAGCGCGCCGACGGCTCGCAAGTGCCGGTCGCGGTGAAACTGTATAAAGGTGAAATGACCAGCGACGGTTCGCCGCTGCACGAAATGAACGCCTGCATCACCGCCGGCCTGCACCCGAACCTGATCCGCGTGGAGGGCCGTATTCACGGGCATCCTGATGGCCAACAGGGGCTGGTGATGCAACTGATCGACCCAAGCTTTCGCAACCTGGCGGCATTGCCGAGCCTGGCGAGCTGCTCACGGGATGTCTACGCAGAGGATTGCCGTTTCAGTACCGAGGTGGCCTTGAATATTGCCAAGGGTATCGCTTCGGCGGCCGAGCACCTGCATCAACAGGGCATCACCCACGGCGACCTCTACGGCCACAACATTCTGTTGAACGATCAGGGCGATTGCTTGCTCGGGGATTTCGGCGCGGCGTCGTTCCATGCCACCACCGATAACCTGGAAACCCGGGCGCTGCAGCACATCGAAGTGCGGGCGTTCGGGGTTCTGCTCGGGGAATTGCTGGCGCGCATCGACTCAGGGTTGAGCGATGAACGACGCGAGGTGCTGGAGGCGCTGGAACAGCGTTGCTGTCAGCCGGATGTGCTGGCGCGGCCGGGGTTCAGCGAAGTGATTGAGGTGCTGGAAAAGCTGTAA
- the tssI gene encoding type VI secretion system tip protein TssI/VgrG, whose protein sequence is MLNDKDSPFTLTLTDGPLCLPVLRFSGTEALNQPFRFEIEVIGLAPALPPGSLLRQPAFLRLGTDHGIHGLIHSVSCEHRASHRIGYRLILVPLLLSLDQPPRRRVFVQTSVPTILAQLLEEHQLPTDSYRIEMSVGQYPPREFCLQYEESDLAFVQRLCEEEGIHYHFEHHPNGHVLVFADDNLSLPQEPLPVPFAVADDTPSPRISTLLQRHDATPVMAAPGIRNRGQAVITADAANHPVPALTPLNLSSDQRHSEQRSRRHLQRQRCQSRTIRGSGDCSALRSGHLLQISEHPINAFNEQWLITELHHQGQHPSILDPTTDVHRYRNDFSALPWSSDFRPPLAQPRPNIGGYHLARVLGSPGQSAALDDRGRIGVSLWPAQTAESACLWLPIALTGTGRLAAHQLPRAGSEVWVSFLDSDPDRPILCLANPRSAPPNETPPPRDSSLLLDWLLHGADP, encoded by the coding sequence ATGCTCAATGACAAGGATAGCCCGTTCACCCTGACCCTGACCGACGGCCCGCTGTGCCTGCCGGTATTGCGTTTCAGCGGCACCGAAGCACTCAATCAGCCGTTTCGCTTCGAGATAGAAGTGATCGGTCTGGCGCCAGCGTTGCCCCCCGGCAGCCTGCTGCGCCAACCCGCGTTCCTGCGCCTGGGTACCGATCACGGGATTCACGGCCTGATCCACAGTGTCAGTTGCGAGCATCGCGCCAGCCACCGCATCGGCTACCGGCTGATCCTCGTCCCGCTGCTGCTGAGTCTGGACCAGCCGCCCCGGCGCCGGGTCTTCGTGCAAACGAGCGTGCCGACGATCCTTGCGCAACTGCTCGAAGAACATCAACTGCCAACGGACAGTTACCGGATCGAGATGAGTGTCGGCCAATACCCGCCACGGGAATTTTGCCTGCAATACGAGGAGAGCGACCTGGCCTTCGTGCAACGGCTGTGTGAGGAGGAAGGTATTCACTATCACTTCGAACATCACCCGAACGGGCATGTGCTGGTGTTTGCCGATGACAACCTGAGCCTGCCGCAGGAGCCGCTGCCAGTGCCGTTTGCCGTTGCCGACGACACGCCGTCACCACGCATCAGCACGCTGTTACAGCGTCATGACGCGACACCGGTCATGGCCGCGCCCGGCATTCGCAACCGGGGCCAGGCGGTCATTACCGCAGACGCGGCCAACCACCCCGTGCCCGCGCTCACACCGCTGAACCTGTCGAGCGACCAGCGTCACTCCGAACAACGCAGCCGGCGCCATCTGCAGCGTCAGCGCTGCCAGTCGCGCACGATCCGCGGCTCCGGCGACTGCAGCGCGTTGCGCAGCGGGCATCTGTTGCAGATCAGCGAACACCCGATCAATGCTTTCAACGAGCAATGGTTGATCACCGAGCTGCACCATCAGGGCCAGCACCCCTCGATCCTCGATCCGACAACCGACGTGCATCGCTACCGAAACGACTTCAGCGCCCTGCCCTGGTCGAGCGATTTTCGCCCGCCCCTGGCGCAGCCGCGCCCGAACATCGGCGGCTATCACCTGGCACGAGTGCTGGGATCGCCCGGCCAGTCAGCAGCACTGGATGATCGCGGGCGCATCGGCGTCAGTCTCTGGCCTGCGCAGACAGCCGAGTCCGCGTGCCTGTGGCTGCCAATCGCGCTGACCGGCACCGGCCGGCTCGCCGCCCACCAGCTGCCCCGCGCCGGCAGTGAGGTGTGGGTGAGCTTCCTCGACAGCGACCCGGATCGACCTATCCTCTGCCTCGCCAACCCGCGCTCCGCACCACCGAACGAAACGCCGCCACCGCGCGACAGCAGCCTGTTGCTCGATTGGCTGCTGCATGGGGCCGATCCGTAA
- a CDS encoding LysR substrate-binding domain-containing protein, with amino-acid sequence MNLFQLRAFDAVAREGSFTRAAARLFISQPAVTGHIKALEEHYQITLLRRTARRVELTEEGTKLAAITRAMFGLAEEAQTLLEANRQLLTGRLEVAADGPHMVMPMLASLRARYPGITVNLRLGNAQETLAALLSEHADVAVLTEVEPRKGLHLQALSESRICALVPAAHAWAQRTGEVRLKELDQVIMVLREPSSITRRTFDQACMQAAVHPRVLLELDSREAVTEAVAAELGVGVVSSVEVSHDPRVVAIPIVGEGLVNRHMIGCMERRRELRLIQAFFGLAPV; translated from the coding sequence ATGAATCTGTTCCAGCTACGCGCCTTCGATGCCGTGGCCCGGGAAGGCAGCTTCACCCGTGCCGCCGCGCGCCTGTTCATCAGCCAGCCGGCGGTCACCGGACACATCAAGGCGCTGGAGGAGCATTACCAGATCACCTTGTTGCGTCGCACCGCACGCCGGGTGGAACTGACCGAGGAGGGCACCAAACTGGCAGCTATCACCCGCGCCATGTTCGGTCTGGCCGAAGAAGCGCAGACCCTGCTCGAAGCCAACCGTCAGTTGCTCACCGGGCGCCTGGAAGTGGCGGCGGACGGCCCGCACATGGTCATGCCGATGCTCGCCAGCCTGCGTGCGCGCTATCCGGGGATCACGGTGAATTTGCGTCTGGGCAATGCGCAGGAAACCCTCGCCGCGCTGTTGTCCGAGCATGCCGACGTGGCGGTGCTGACCGAGGTCGAACCGCGCAAGGGCCTGCATCTGCAAGCGTTGAGCGAATCGCGGATCTGCGCGCTGGTACCGGCGGCGCATGCGTGGGCGCAGCGTACCGGCGAGGTGCGGCTCAAGGAGCTGGATCAGGTGATCATGGTGTTGCGCGAGCCGAGTTCGATTACCCGGCGCACCTTTGATCAGGCCTGCATGCAGGCGGCGGTGCATCCGCGAGTGTTGCTGGAGCTGGACAGCCGCGAGGCGGTGACCGAGGCGGTGGCAGCGGAATTGGGGGTGGGTGTGGTGTCGTCGGTAGAAGTCAGCCATGACCCGCGGGTGGTGGCGATTCCGATTGTCGGGGAGGGGCTGGTCAATCGGCACATGATCGGCTGTATGGAGCGGCGGCGGGAATTGCGCCTGATCCAGGCGTTTTTCGGCCTGGCGCCAGTCTGA